ttttttacttcaatgtacattctaaattttttaccccaatttacattctaaaatttttaccccaatttattcaaaatttgtttaccccaatttacattcaaaattttaccccaatgtacattctaaaatttttaccctaatgtacattctaaatttttttaccccaatgtacattctaaatttttttaccccaatgtacattctaaattttttttacccaatgcacattctaaattttttatcctaaTGCACAATCCCAAAGTATTTAgaatttcaatacaaaaaaaaaacatataaaaacgaataaaaaattccccCCATTGTCATGCCAACGAACGCCTGTACTAacaaaacatcaacaaaaaacaTATGGCTCGCAACGAAACACGAAATTAACGACGAACCAACACAAAGAAACACGCATTTCATTCATTCCGCTTGGTAATAACTCAAACGAGACTTAGTACGTTGCTGTCTCTCCACAAAAACAGGTCTCAAAAACTCAACTCGCAGTTTCTCATTGGATTATGTGCTAATGTCTCAACCCGAcattgcacaaaaaatcaacttttaacataaaatatacaacGAGACAGgcgaaaattgcaataaaattgacataaagtgagtaaattttgactttatttGTGAAAATGGGTGTGGGATCGTCCGTGAAGAGCTTTGCTTcggaaaaaatgggaaaaaaacttcattagAACAAACCATTGAACGATAACGAAAGTCAATAATGATTCTTTGATAAGGAAATCGTgttcaaatacaaaaataaagattgaaatcaggaaaaaaaagttcagttcAATCAGCATATCAAgtgtaaatgaaaaaaatttgtcacaagATACACAAGATGAAGAAACCGAGATGACTCATCGACATCAACAACGGAATCAaccaatttcttttattttatgttctcTTGAGTGGATTTACCGCGATAAACAAGTGTTTGTAGGTAGATGATACAGTTAGGTTTTTTGGAAGTGTGCGATTTTACACACTCACAATACTttccattcattcaaaaaagcaTAGCGAAGCGGACGAGGCaatgaatcaaaataaatttctgcgAAGTAATTTGCGTTCATGGATTacgacaatttttcaatttcagagACTGCCATGCGATATTTAAACATAACTTATATCACCTTGCTGTGTGCATTGCTCCTCGCACCTCCTTGTTTCGCCGTCATTGAGGACGTTCTCGATGTCTTGCGACTCACGAAGGAAGTTGTTTCGAGCATTGCTGGCACTTGGAATCTCGTCGAACAAACCCCCTTCACAAATGACATCGATCTCCCTTTCCTGAAGCgcaaagagaagaaaatcctTCAGAAAATCACCGACGTTCAACGACGCATCGATTTGACGGAGAACCAAATGAAAAACACTGCATCATGGACAATTGAGTCAATTAAGGAACATATGCAGGCAAACACGAAACTAGATCTCGCGATACACGAACTGATGGATTTGATGAATCGCATTGCGGCTCAGTCGAAAATGCTGCGACATTATACGGAGCATCGCGATGAACTGGAACAAGTGACTCTCGAGACGACAGCAACGTGGATTGTCTCGCCCAACATTGGAGCAGTTCAGGGATTACTGAATCGCATTCATTTGCTGGTCACGGGATCGCCTGATTTGAAGTATTTCGGGAAAAATAGTTTGTTGGAAATGTTGGTGCAGGAACTCGAGGTAAGaagatttctttgtttttcttttcttttccaaaaaaaaagtgcttgAAATCAACTCAGACAAACCCATTATCGTAAAAGTCGTCTACGTCATTGTTGTTGATACTTgttgatgttttatttatttatttttattttctttcctcATTCATCATTGAGTGTCGAGTAGAATCGTTCTCCATAATTGCATGCATCATAGGGGAATGTCTCTGTCTGTGTTTCTTATTGTTATGCTGTTGACAAACGTCTGTTTGCGTACAGACAAAGTCTCGGAAAAAACAGGCAAATTATGAGAACAATGTGTCAATTACTCCTCACATCTACATACATGGATTACTATGGATGAATATTTATGTGTCATTCGTCTCTCTTCGTTGTTCAtcagatttgaaaatttgtttcaatatgaattttttggtattcaaaactttaagagtaaattttttcgatttaatgaAACTCTTTGAAAGacgttttcaattaatttaaaattgaaactttcgtCATTATTTCATTGTTACAGTTTCTACGGAGATATTACAACTTTTAGCCTCGTCGAATATTTCAATAGTTATTTTTCTGATAGGTTTTAGTGTTATTGTTGTGTTGATTTCCATCTTGCGATGATATGAGTCAATTGATATATTCTTAAATTTGtcacttttgttttttatacaTCAATGTCACATTTTACATAGTTTTCgagttcttttttaaattcattcatttcaatATCTCTGTTGAGTTTTGCGTTGCTGCATTACGCAAAGATGAAGGGCgcaagtcatttttatttctaagcGAGTATGGTTGCATTTCATTAActgttgtgaaaaattcattcaagtaTTGTGGTAGCAAGCCATTCCTTATTTTGTAAATAGTCAGTAACACATTGTAAATTACTCCCATTGTTTTATACTCTTTATGGTTGAATCCAATAATATAACAAAGGAGTTGAGGCTTTTTTAAGTGTGAGCTATTTTGTATtgattttaaacttgaaaGCAGATCCTCTTAtgcttaaattttgagaattatcttttttgataataactGTTTCGTATAAGAATTTTATAGAAGTAAGCCAAACTTGGTTCTCAACTGGTTGTTATTTTCTTCAGAATTTAGCTTtaataatacttttaaatGGTTTGTTCTTTAGATTCTGATTCAAGATGTATAAGTGTCTTTCTACATTCGCCATTGAATTTCCTTATCCATGATCTTCCAAGTTCTCTTAACGATGCCTTGAATGTATCgttcgaagaatttttgaatactTTGATATCTAATACTTTCATCCAATTGTTCGAAGCTTCAAATTAGGGTTAattgaaatctattaaaaaataaatccaaataAGTTCaagtttgtataaaatttcttcaaaaaaaagtccCAATTACCTTCCAACAAACTCTAATTCACTTTCGTCACCAACACAAACTTACTCAAGTGTCGACCACTTTATTAAATATCATTACAAATATCGTTCATGCATATCATGAAAATACTACATTTACTCTCGAGAGCAACTTCAGTCCATAGTCGATCGGTAAACGAAACAGAACAGTTTTTTGAccgattttattgttttattttttgtcttcttcaaATACATCACGTTCAATTTGTGTGtgtcttatttaaaaaaaaagctataaACTCTTCAAAAGAGTCAAAGTTTGAAGCAAATGTGCGAATAATCACACCAGCGCGacttaatattcaattttattaatacgtCGCGATAATTTCCTCGAATCCGCTAATAAATAGagactcgaaaaaaataaacaaacaaacgagataaggaattgaagaaaaaatcaaaatgtgagaaatataaattgaaatagtGTTCAAGGATTTTTACAGCACTTCACTTTTCATTAACTGAGAGTTCATTTAGAATCCGAGACAAAGAAAAACGTTGCATAAGTTCAGTTTTTTTACATGCGTTTGTATGGAAGTCACCCGTTTCAATCAATAAAGTAGCGCAATCAGCAAGTATCTGTACTTTGTtggcatgtttttttttgtttttgtatggGGCAGCGAAAAAATCGTCGCTAATGATATGTTTTAAGAATTGCGTGAGATTTGATCTGAGTCAGTTAACAGATTTTACGTCATTTTTACGCTGATAAGGCAAATGACGCGGGTTGGaagtgaaaattatcaaaaaattaaaagaaatttcgctttaaaatgcaaaaattgggATAAAATGCAGGAAATCCCTTgactttgacttaaaaatcgaTTATCGGTCATCAAAACTCTCCTCTAGATAACTCAAATGTTTGATTTGAATGTCATTCTCCGCATACGAATTACAAAACAGGAAGTTGACCGGTACGATCGCAGTGTCtgattacaattattattaaacaacgCGATCGCAGAACGAAAGTATGAATCATCGTGACtcttttttgcgaaattttcaaagacCTTGACAACAAATCTGGTTTGAAAAGTGAAATGCTGTCAAAATACCAACAAATCATgtaaattttgacctttttttcgataaattgcaGTGAAGAAAGTTTCTTTCTTGTCCAAAATGGGTCGCTTTTGGGGCTTTTCCGCCCTCGTCGTTGCTCTTTGCGTCGCTCAAACGTGGGCGGTGCGCATTAAGGGCTCTACAGAAATCGATATCGAACGCGCCAAGTACCTCAAGTTGCAAGATGACATGTGGGCTCTTGTTGAACAAGGCACAATCCAAAAGCACGACATCGAGGAGAAACTTTACTCGACTTTTCGGGATCTTGCAACTTCCAATTGGACCGCGAGGTATAAAGAAAACGAATTTGCGTTTCTTCAGCGGTTTTACGAATGGAATTTAGTTGAAAAGGATTTGCTTGGAATTGAGGGCTTATGGGGAGCTTTTAAGCATTTTCTCGCAAATCAATTCACGGCGAacgattttaatgaattggCGGCAATGGACTTTGCTGATACTGTATTCCACGATAAACAACTCACGATGAATGGGTCACTTGATAGCGTGCATCGAATTATGGTGAAACAGGGTTTTTACTATAAAGCAGCGATGGTGAGTTCATTTTACGGGAAAAATGGGGCGATTTCAAGCacttttctgtaaaaaatttttttgatgaattttttaagtcaaaaaaatttttttttgatgaattttttaagtcaaaaaaaatttttttttgtaattttttaagttaaaaaaaatttttttgatgaattttttaggttaaaaatttttttttgataaatttttgaaggaaaaaaaatttttttgatgaattttttaagtcaaaaaatttttttgatgaattttttaagttaaaaaattttttttgatgaattttttaggtcaaaaaattttttttgatgaattttttagtcaaaaaattttttttgatgaattttttaggttaaattttttttcatgaattttttaataatttttttttcttttttaggaGGCGAAAAATAGCGTTTGCTCCACAAAACAATCGCCGCAACAGATGATGTTCCAACTTTACAACGTCTTGTCGCTCACGGAGCTCAAGGGATATGCCATGATGCAATTTTCATGGATGTTACTAAAAACCTATGGCAAAGGAAACTTCGCCAAAGAAGcggaaatcatgaaaaatcaattcaatgaACGCACGAATCAGACCCAAACACTGTTAAAACGCGTTATGGAACGCGCCGATCGCTCCGTTTGGCGTTGTGACCCCACGCATCACGTTTCCGGCGAAACTTATGAGGAAATCACGCGTCTCTTGCAAGGATACATCGAAAACGAGGTCGATTTGAATGCCGATGGTACTTGTATGGAGAATTGCGCCGCTTACCAATACACGGAAAGTCACGGTTGCTTCAAGGGCGAGAAGAAATATTGCTCGCGACAGGAAAAATGTAACGGAAAATTGCTTCATTGTCGTTACGTTGACTCGGATATGTGGATTTGTCCTGctgtaagtgatttttttaacggaaattcctttttttaacaaaatttttgtttttagcgcACGTCAAGCAATCGCAGATACGAGTATATCGAGTACGAAAACGGAAAAGTGTTtggcaaacaacaaaattgcGTACGTGGAACGACAAAAGTTGATTCGTGGTGGCGTTATTTGTTCTGGCATTGCAGCTATTGCTTCTGTTTGTGCGATCAGCAAGGCAAAAAGAGTGACAGATACTTCAATTTACGTGAATCTGTCTCGAATGTCGTTGAAAATaagtaatttctttaatttttcctttaacaaaaacaaaattgatgaACTTTTATCTTCCAGAGTCGTCACAGGAGTTCGTTTCAAGAAACAAAACCGAATAATTCACATCCAAATCCAAGAAGGACGATTATTACCGAGAGGCGCGATCGATCCTGACTCCGTCGAATGGAAACCAGTGTCGGATTATACGATTTTCGATCGCGGAATCCGCAATGGACACGATTATCACACCTTAAAATGGGACAATCGCAGTTTTGACTTGGATGATCTCATGGCAAAGCCTTCGCATGTGCTTACGGGCGTCAAATTCCGCGTCGTTGGTACTCATTTGAACTTGGAGATCAGAGTAAATGAGTTTGACTTCGCCTCAGGAAGGATTGATCCAACGGGAGAATGGATTTCCAATGATAATACTGATCAAAGTTCAGttaaaaggtaagaaattcgaaattttttcaatttttttcttaaattttaattttttttttcataggcGCGAATTGCGATTCAATCGTCCTGACATTCCAACTGCCTCTCAAATGAAATCGCTGCCAGATTCGGATCCGAATCAATATTTCGACTTTGTGAACTCCGATTTGGATAGCGATGCGGCCCAATCTACCGTTCCCTTCATCGATATTCAAGAAGTGACGAGTGAACCGCTCGTTCCGCTATCTGGCGTTGGCACGTATCACAAGGGACGTGATTTAAGCGGCGGATTTGTTGCACTCAAAATTATCACGTACGACTTCAGTCCACACATTCAGTTACCAGACTATGcggaaaattagatttaaacgTTTTGGAATCTCTGTCATTAGATTTTAAGTGAATGTTCCTCGAAATTATCCCCCAAGCGATATTCTGTATTAGACAGAAGTGAATGCTCCCTCAATAAAGATTATTTCTATACAAAAATCgactttttatcgcatttcccgattttttaaagaaaattttcattaaaaatgttgaaaaatcgaCTCACCTGCACTCTCATCGGATGCATCATCAATAAAGTCAAGAGCTCTGTGGATGGCAGCACGTTCGACATATTAATTCCCATCGTTTTGACGGATTGCGATACCAAAGCTGCCAAATATCTGTGCAACGGGTAATGAAACGACGCGTATTTCATCTCGTtctacaagaagaaaaaaattttttaattaaaaattattttttttaagaaaaattttcgaattcatACCTTTTCAATTCGCGGATGCATAAAATTAATGGCATCTAACCAGTCTTGTAAACTCTCAATAcactttttgatcaatttttctgCCAACGGGGCATGCGTCGGGTTCTTTAGATGTGAAATCAGGGACCACATTGGGTAAGCAGCAGCTTCCAATTCACACGAAAATGCCGCATAATACGAACTTGGCTCGAATTCGACATGACTGCCGGTTTCTCGTACATTTACGTTCattcctaaaataatttttttttaatttagaattttaaaggggattttgataaaaaattaccttgcaACATCGATAGGAACTCAAACCACATCTCGATAAGGTCGTTATCCCTGAGAAAGACCAAGGCAACAGATTCGTGCGATAAAACGTTGTTAAAATCGGATACGAGGGGCCAATAACAATGCTCCTTCATGACTCTTTTTGCGCAGTCGATCACATAATGCCAGTTTTTGTCCGTTCctgaaatgagaaatttattaattaaatttttttttaattcgaatttttttcaaaagcttgaaaatttaatggtaaaatgattaaaaatttcattaaaattcctataaatttttaatttttattaaataattttaacatcgatttttttttctaaaatcaaaaaattttttttttacaaaaaatcatgtcataaattttttttaattttttaaaaatttttttatgattttttttaaaattatgttaacctaaattaagtgaaaaataaaaaaatgtaaaaaaaaattactgaacagttaaaaaaaattgaaaaaatttaagccaaaatacaaaattaaatttaaaaaattgacaaaaattaaaaaaaaaatattatataatttgacaaaaaatattaaaataatttaaaaaattt
The genomic region above belongs to Culicoides brevitarsis isolate CSIRO-B50_1 unplaced genomic scaffold, AGI_CSIRO_Cbre_v1 contig_66, whole genome shotgun sequence and contains:
- the LOC134836578 gene encoding uncharacterized protein LOC134836578 isoform X1 codes for the protein MRYLNITYITLLCALLLAPPCFAVIEDVLDVLRLTKEVVSSIAGTWNLVEQTPFTNDIDLPFLKRKEKKILQKITDVQRRIDLTENQMKNTASWTIESIKEHMQANTKLDLAIHELMDLMNRIAAQSKMLRHYTEHRDELEQVTLETTATWIVSPNIGAVQGLLNRIHLLVTGSPDLKYFGKNSLLEMLVQELEEAKNSVCSTKQSPQQMMFQLYNVLSLTELKGYAMMQFSWMLLKTYGKGNFAKEAEIMKNQFNERTNQTQTLLKRVMERADRSVWRCDPTHHVSGETYEEITRLLQGYIENEVDLNADGTCMENCAAYQYTESHGCFKGEKKYCSRQEKCNGKLLHCRYVDSDMWICPARTSSNRRYEYIEYENGKVFGKQQNCVRGTTKVDSWWRYLFWHCSYCFCLCDQQGKKSDRYFNLRESVSNVVENKVVTGVRFKKQNRIIHIQIQEGRLLPRGAIDPDSVEWKPVSDYTIFDRGIRNGHDYHTLKWDNRSFDLDDLMAKPSHVLTGVKFRVVGTHLNLEIRVNEFDFASGRIDPTGEWISNDNTDQSSVKRRELRFNRPDIPTASQMKSLPDSDPNQYFDFVNSDLDSDAAQSTVPFIDIQEVTSEPLVPLSGVGTYHKGRDLSGGFVALKIITYDFSPHIQLPDYAEN
- the LOC134836578 gene encoding uncharacterized protein LOC134836578 isoform X2, whose translation is MGRFWGFSALVVALCVAQTWAVRIKGSTEIDIERAKYLKLQDDMWALVEQGTIQKHDIEEKLYSTFRDLATSNWTARYKENEFAFLQRFYEWNLVEKDLLGIEGLWGAFKHFLANQFTANDFNELAAMDFADTVFHDKQLTMNGSLDSVHRIMVKQGFYYKAAMEAKNSVCSTKQSPQQMMFQLYNVLSLTELKGYAMMQFSWMLLKTYGKGNFAKEAEIMKNQFNERTNQTQTLLKRVMERADRSVWRCDPTHHVSGETYEEITRLLQGYIENEVDLNADGTCMENCAAYQYTESHGCFKGEKKYCSRQEKCNGKLLHCRYVDSDMWICPARTSSNRRYEYIEYENGKVFGKQQNCVRGTTKVDSWWRYLFWHCSYCFCLCDQQGKKSDRYFNLRESVSNVVENKVVTGVRFKKQNRIIHIQIQEGRLLPRGAIDPDSVEWKPVSDYTIFDRGIRNGHDYHTLKWDNRSFDLDDLMAKPSHVLTGVKFRVVGTHLNLEIRVNEFDFASGRIDPTGEWISNDNTDQSSVKRRELRFNRPDIPTASQMKSLPDSDPNQYFDFVNSDLDSDAAQSTVPFIDIQEVTSEPLVPLSGVGTYHKGRDLSGGFVALKIITYDFSPHIQLPDYAEN